The following are encoded together in the Streptomyces tsukubensis genome:
- the cydD gene encoding thiol reductant ABC exporter subunit CydD — protein sequence MKPIDPRLLRYARATRFFLVAVVVLGAVGAGLVIAQAMLISEIVVGAFQHGLSVSGLVRPLVTLAVVAVGRGLVSWLTELAAHRASASVKSELRTRLLERAGALGPGWLSGQRTGSLVALATRGTDALDDYFSRYLPQLGLAVVVPIAVLTRIVTEDWVSAAIIVVTLPLIPVFMILIGMATQSRMDRQWKLLSRLSGHFLDVVAGLPTLKVFGRAKAQAESIRRITGEYRQATMRTLRIAFLSSFALELLSTLSVALVAVTIGMRLVHGDMDLYIGLLVLILAPEAYLPLRQVGARYHAAAEGLAAAEEIFAVLETPVPPSGTGAVPEGALRVDGLTVRYPGRGEPAVEDASLTVAPGETVALVGPSGVGKSTLLLAVLGFVTPDEGRVTVGGAELSSLSLEQWRERVAWVPQRPHLFAGTIAENVRLARPEADDEALMAALREAGAYDFVAGLPEGVRTVLGEEGTGLSAGQRQRLALARAFLADRPVVLLDEPTAALDGETEAGIVEAVRRLAVGRGVLLVVHRPALLALADRVVELRGSTREADATPGAPAAVSAPVGAAPWAGETDTPDGGPRLAEAAPSGRSGDVLARVRAMAGARRGRLLLALLLGVLTLASATGLMATSGWLISRASQHPPVLYLMVAVTATRAFGIGRAAFRYAERLVSHDAVLRMLADTRVAVFRGLERLSPAGLRATRRGDLLSRTVADVDALQDYWLRWLLPAGAAVLAGLGAIGFTAWLLPEAGAVLAAGLLAAGVGVPLVSGACARRAERRLAPARGALATRAADLLTGTAELTVAGALGRRLRSVKEADGALTRIASRAATATALGDGLSALVTGLTVAATAALGVQGVREGRLDGVALAVVVLTPLAAFEAVTGLPLAVQFRQRVRKSAERVYEVLDAPVPVAEPDHPAPAPESPFPLRLCGLTARHPGQSGMALSGVDLTLARGRRVAVVGPSGSGKTTLAQVLLRFLDPESGDYTLGATDARALDGDTVRRFAGLCAQDAHVFDSSLRENLLLARKDATEDELRGALHGAALLSWVDALPEGLDTLVGEHGSRLSGGQRQRLALARALLADFPVLVLDEPAEHLDLPTADALTADLLAATEGRTTLLITHRLAGLDAVDEVMVLDEGRVVQRGGYAELVAVEGPLRRMRERELAADGLVRGPVAGGRGSGRTVPDALAGVAAG from the coding sequence GTGAAACCCATCGATCCCCGGCTGCTCCGTTACGCGCGCGCCACCCGCTTCTTCCTCGTGGCCGTCGTGGTTCTCGGCGCTGTCGGCGCGGGCCTGGTGATCGCCCAGGCGATGCTCATCTCCGAGATCGTCGTGGGCGCCTTCCAGCACGGCCTGTCCGTCTCAGGACTGGTGCGTCCGCTCGTCACTCTGGCCGTCGTCGCGGTGGGCCGGGGGCTCGTCTCCTGGCTCACCGAACTGGCCGCGCACCGGGCGAGCGCCTCGGTCAAGTCCGAGCTGCGCACCCGCCTGCTGGAGCGGGCGGGCGCGCTCGGACCCGGCTGGCTGAGCGGACAGCGCACCGGCTCCCTGGTCGCCCTCGCCACCCGGGGAACCGACGCTCTCGACGACTACTTCTCCCGCTACCTTCCGCAGCTCGGCCTCGCGGTCGTGGTGCCCATCGCCGTACTCACCAGGATCGTCACCGAGGACTGGGTCTCCGCTGCGATCATCGTCGTGACACTTCCACTGATCCCGGTCTTCATGATCCTGATCGGTATGGCCACACAGAGCCGGATGGACCGTCAGTGGAAGCTGCTGTCCCGGCTGTCGGGCCACTTCCTCGACGTCGTGGCCGGTCTGCCGACCCTGAAGGTCTTCGGCAGGGCCAAGGCGCAGGCCGAGTCGATCCGGCGGATCACCGGCGAGTACCGCCAGGCCACGATGCGTACGCTGCGGATCGCCTTCCTCTCGTCCTTCGCCCTGGAACTGTTGTCCACGCTGTCGGTCGCGCTCGTGGCGGTGACCATCGGGATGCGACTCGTCCACGGGGACATGGATCTCTACATCGGGCTGCTGGTCCTGATCCTCGCCCCCGAGGCGTACCTGCCGCTGCGCCAGGTCGGCGCGCGATACCACGCGGCGGCCGAGGGGCTCGCGGCGGCGGAGGAGATCTTCGCCGTACTGGAGACGCCCGTGCCGCCGTCAGGGACCGGTGCTGTCCCCGAGGGGGCCCTGCGCGTCGACGGGCTCACTGTCCGCTACCCGGGCCGGGGCGAACCTGCTGTCGAGGACGCCTCGCTGACGGTCGCGCCCGGAGAGACGGTGGCCCTCGTCGGGCCCAGCGGGGTCGGCAAGTCCACCCTGCTGCTCGCGGTACTCGGGTTCGTGACGCCCGACGAGGGCCGGGTCACCGTGGGCGGCGCCGAACTGTCCTCCCTCAGCCTGGAGCAGTGGCGCGAGCGGGTGGCGTGGGTGCCGCAACGGCCGCACCTCTTCGCCGGAACCATCGCGGAGAACGTCCGGCTCGCCCGCCCCGAGGCCGACGACGAGGCACTGATGGCCGCCCTCAGGGAGGCGGGCGCGTACGACTTCGTGGCCGGGCTGCCCGAGGGAGTGCGGACCGTGCTGGGGGAGGAAGGCACAGGGCTCTCCGCGGGGCAGCGGCAACGGCTCGCGTTGGCCCGTGCCTTCCTGGCCGACCGGCCCGTCGTCCTGCTCGACGAGCCCACCGCCGCGCTGGACGGCGAGACCGAGGCGGGGATCGTGGAGGCCGTCCGCAGGCTCGCCGTGGGCCGCGGCGTCCTGCTCGTCGTGCACCGTCCCGCGCTGCTCGCCCTCGCGGACCGCGTGGTCGAACTGCGGGGGAGCACGCGGGAGGCCGACGCGACCCCCGGAGCGCCCGCCGCTGTCTCCGCCCCGGTCGGGGCGGCCCCGTGGGCCGGTGAGACCGACACGCCCGACGGCGGGCCCCGGCTCGCGGAGGCCGCACCCTCCGGCCGGTCCGGTGACGTACTCGCCCGGGTGCGGGCGATGGCAGGCGCACGGCGTGGGCGGCTGCTGCTCGCCCTGCTGCTCGGGGTGTTGACCCTGGCCAGCGCGACGGGGCTGATGGCGACATCCGGCTGGCTCATCTCGCGCGCCTCCCAGCACCCGCCCGTCCTCTACCTGATGGTCGCCGTCACCGCCACCCGTGCCTTCGGTATCGGCAGGGCGGCCTTCAGGTACGCGGAGCGGCTGGTGTCGCACGACGCGGTGCTGCGGATGCTCGCGGACACCAGGGTCGCCGTCTTCCGCGGCCTCGAACGCCTCTCCCCCGCCGGCCTCCGGGCCACCCGGAGGGGCGATCTGCTGTCGCGCACGGTCGCCGATGTGGACGCGTTGCAGGACTACTGGCTGCGGTGGCTCCTTCCGGCCGGTGCCGCCGTCCTCGCCGGCCTCGGCGCGATCGGGTTCACGGCCTGGCTGCTGCCGGAGGCGGGCGCCGTGCTCGCCGCGGGGCTGCTCGCGGCCGGTGTCGGTGTCCCCCTGGTGAGCGGCGCGTGCGCCCGCAGGGCCGAGCGCAGGCTCGCACCCGCCCGGGGCGCGCTCGCCACCAGGGCCGCCGACCTGCTCACCGGCACGGCGGAGCTGACGGTCGCCGGAGCGCTCGGCCGCAGGCTGCGGAGCGTCAAGGAGGCCGACGGGGCGCTCACCAGGATCGCCTCGCGCGCCGCCACCGCCACCGCTCTCGGCGACGGGCTCTCCGCCCTGGTCACAGGGCTGACCGTCGCCGCCACCGCCGCCCTGGGCGTCCAAGGCGTACGTGAGGGCCGGCTCGACGGGGTGGCGCTGGCCGTCGTCGTCCTCACCCCCCTCGCCGCGTTCGAGGCGGTGACGGGACTTCCGCTCGCCGTGCAGTTCAGGCAGCGGGTGCGCAAGAGCGCGGAGCGGGTCTACGAGGTGCTGGACGCCCCGGTGCCGGTGGCGGAGCCGGATCATCCCGCTCCCGCACCCGAATCGCCGTTCCCCCTGCGACTTTGCGGACTCACCGCCCGCCACCCCGGGCAGAGCGGCATGGCCCTGTCGGGGGTGGACCTCACTCTCGCGCGGGGGCGCAGGGTCGCGGTGGTCGGTCCTTCCGGCTCAGGCAAGACGACCCTCGCGCAGGTTCTGCTGCGATTTCTCGACCCCGAGAGCGGCGACTACACCCTCGGTGCCACCGACGCACGGGCCCTCGACGGCGACACCGTCCGCCGCTTCGCCGGGCTGTGCGCACAGGACGCGCACGTCTTCGACAGCTCGCTGCGGGAGAATCTGCTGCTCGCACGGAAGGACGCCACCGAGGACGAGCTGCGCGGGGCGCTGCACGGGGCGGCGCTGCTGAGCTGGGTCGACGCGCTGCCCGAAGGGCTCGACACCCTGGTCGGCGAGCACGGCTCACGGCTCTCCGGTGGCCAGCGGCAGCGGCTGGCGCTGGCCCGCGCGTTGCTCGCCGACTTCCCCGTACTCGTACTCGACGAGCCGGCGGAACACCTGGACCTGCCCACCGCCGACGCGCTCACCGCGGATCTGCTCGCCGCGACGGAGGGGCGCACCACGCTGCTCATCACCCACAGGCTCGCCGGGCTCGACGCGGTCGACGAGGTGATGGTGCTGGACGAGGGCCGGGTGGTGCAACGCGGTGGATACGCGGAACTCGTCGCCGTGGAGGGGCCGCTGCGGCGGATGCGGGAGCGGGAACTGGCTGCGGACGGGCTGGTGCGGGGGCCGGTGGCGGGAGGCCGGGGCTCCGGGCGGACCGTGCCGGACGCCCTCGCGGGGGTGGCGGCAGGGTGA
- a CDS encoding GAF domain-containing sensor histidine kinase, with translation MPEPSAAGPHVPFDGHEPQRPEARGPHGSGARDPQDSEARGSQDRGARGPHGGPGDSSPLGPSDGPRPGAAQDKGESELRGLSTELTARVPQLLEAMRSISTGLDLHIMLDRICATAADLARARYAAIGVVAHDGDGLSDFVYHGVDAGTADRIGHLPDGHKGLLGALIHDPAPLLLTDLSTDPRTCGFPRDHPPMRTFLGAPIRVQGEIYGNLYLTEKHGGAEFNDDDLTMVRVLATEAGIAIGNARLYEAAKQRERWIDGSVAVTTALLSGDGAKDALSVVAEHARRLAEAAAGIVLLPAAEGGLEIVAVSSDRPSHAAVGVVVPPESQIVAELEAGRTVFIEDAAADPRMLTTMARDFGPAMVLPLRSDGRVLGALVLPRVRGERSFSPTERTLAKQFAAQAALALVMAQAQRDREQLAVYEDRDRIARDLHDLVIQRLFATGMMLESAQRGSVVPEVGAGVGKAVDELDVTIQEIRTAIFALRQGPAEAPSSVRTRVLREINMAAVPLGFRPAYRFTGPVDVVVGELTGKNLIAALREALSNASRHAEASRIEVVVDADAVLADGGRGVRLTVADDGVGVPEDGRRSGLRNLKRRAEELGGDSWYGPGLGPGGGGTTVVWQAPY, from the coding sequence ATGCCAGAACCCTCAGCCGCCGGGCCCCACGTACCGTTCGACGGCCATGAGCCGCAGCGCCCCGAGGCTCGGGGCCCGCACGGGTCTGGGGCACGGGACCCGCAGGACTCTGAGGCGCGGGGCTCGCAGGACCGAGGGGCGCGGGGCCCGCACGGGGGCCCCGGTGACTCCAGCCCGCTCGGTCCTTCGGACGGTCCCCGGCCGGGGGCCGCACAGGACAAGGGCGAGAGCGAGTTGCGCGGGCTGTCCACCGAGTTGACCGCCCGGGTCCCGCAGTTGCTTGAGGCGATGCGGTCCATCAGTACCGGACTCGACCTGCACATCATGCTGGACCGGATCTGCGCGACCGCAGCCGATCTGGCGAGGGCCCGCTACGCGGCCATCGGTGTCGTGGCCCACGACGGCGACGGGCTCTCCGACTTCGTGTACCACGGGGTGGACGCCGGGACGGCGGACCGGATCGGCCACCTCCCCGACGGGCACAAGGGACTGCTGGGCGCGCTCATCCACGACCCGGCCCCGCTGCTGCTCACCGACCTCTCCACCGACCCGCGCACCTGCGGGTTTCCGCGGGACCACCCTCCGATGCGTACCTTCCTCGGGGCACCCATCCGCGTCCAGGGCGAGATCTACGGCAACCTCTATCTGACGGAGAAGCACGGCGGGGCCGAGTTCAACGACGACGACCTCACGATGGTGCGCGTACTGGCCACCGAGGCGGGCATCGCCATCGGCAACGCCAGGCTGTACGAGGCGGCCAAGCAGCGGGAACGGTGGATCGACGGGTCCGTGGCCGTCACCACGGCGCTGCTCTCCGGCGACGGCGCGAAGGACGCGCTCTCGGTCGTGGCGGAGCACGCGCGGAGGCTGGCCGAAGCGGCGGCGGGAATCGTGCTGCTCCCCGCAGCCGAGGGCGGTCTTGAGATCGTCGCCGTCTCCTCCGACCGGCCGTCCCACGCGGCGGTGGGTGTGGTCGTGCCGCCGGAGAGCCAGATCGTGGCGGAACTGGAGGCGGGAAGAACGGTGTTCATCGAGGACGCCGCCGCCGATCCACGCATGCTCACGACCATGGCCCGCGACTTCGGCCCCGCGATGGTGCTGCCCCTGCGCAGCGACGGGCGTGTCCTCGGCGCGCTCGTACTGCCCCGCGTCAGGGGCGAGAGGTCCTTCAGCCCCACCGAGCGGACTCTCGCCAAGCAGTTCGCCGCACAGGCCGCGCTGGCCCTGGTGATGGCCCAGGCGCAGCGCGACAGGGAACAGCTCGCCGTCTATGAGGACCGTGACCGTATCGCCCGTGACCTGCATGATCTGGTGATCCAGCGGCTGTTCGCCACCGGCATGATGCTGGAGAGCGCGCAGCGCGGATCCGTCGTGCCCGAGGTGGGCGCGGGCGTGGGCAAGGCCGTCGACGAACTCGATGTGACGATCCAGGAGATCAGAACGGCCATCTTCGCCCTGCGACAGGGGCCCGCCGAGGCGCCTTCGAGCGTGCGTACCCGTGTCCTGCGAGAGATCAACATGGCGGCCGTGCCGCTCGGGTTCAGGCCCGCGTACCGCTTCACCGGCCCCGTGGACGTGGTCGTCGGCGAGCTGACCGGCAAGAACCTGATCGCCGCGCTGCGGGAGGCGCTGTCCAACGCGTCCCGTCACGCGGAGGCGTCCAGGATCGAGGTCGTGGTCGACGCGGACGCCGTGCTCGCCGACGGCGGGCGCGGGGTGCGGCTGACCGTCGCCGACGACGGCGTGGGCGTACCGGAGGACGGCAGGCGCAGCGGCCTGCGCAACCTCAAGCGCCGGGCGGAGGAGCTGGGCGGCGACAGTTGGTACGGCCCCGGACTCGGTCCTGGAGGCGGCGGCACGACCGTGGTGTGGCAGGCGCCCTACTGA
- a CDS encoding peptidoglycan DD-metalloendopeptidase family protein — translation MRLSQRHVRRRTPRLPRSASAAGRRARRLLVPALCVLLGAGALPTVPLAGAAEHPAGTSAEVARLYEEASAATQRYESGRRLAAAQRVRARKAEARLGRQRHRLRLLRGDVGKLARAQYRQRGGLPGAAYLLLADDPATLLRGKRITERAEMSMKNIVRRAQRAEHKLTSDEREAARTWRGLSARTAELAVLKKGIKRKLENAQWKLQGEAEAAVAAGQCRGAERMAQDTAELPKGRRWVAPVETYELSAGFGGAGAMWASSHTGQDFAVDIGTPVRSMGPGRVEQVSCGGAFGIEVVVRHPGGYYSQYAHLSSAAVDQGERLRAGQWIGQSGTTGNSTGPHLHFEVRLTPYLGSGVDPLTWFAERGVRL, via the coding sequence ATGCGTCTGAGTCAGCGTCATGTCCGCCGCCGCACACCCCGTCTCCCTCGGTCCGCTTCCGCCGCGGGACGACGGGCACGGCGGCTGCTGGTGCCCGCGCTGTGCGTACTGCTCGGAGCGGGCGCGCTGCCCACGGTGCCGCTCGCGGGCGCGGCGGAGCATCCGGCCGGTACGAGTGCCGAGGTCGCGCGCCTCTACGAGGAGGCGTCCGCCGCCACCCAGCGCTACGAGTCAGGGCGGCGCCTGGCTGCGGCACAGCGGGTCAGGGCGCGGAAAGCGGAGGCCAGGCTGGGCCGGCAGCGACACCGGCTGAGGCTGCTGCGCGGCGATGTCGGGAAGCTCGCGAGGGCGCAGTACCGCCAGCGGGGTGGGCTGCCCGGCGCCGCGTATCTGCTGCTGGCCGACGACCCGGCCACCTTGCTGCGCGGCAAACGGATCACCGAGCGGGCCGAGATGTCCATGAAGAACATCGTGCGCAGGGCACAGCGCGCCGAACACAAGCTGACCTCCGACGAACGGGAGGCGGCACGTACCTGGCGCGGCCTCAGCGCCCGTACCGCGGAACTGGCCGTACTGAAGAAGGGCATCAAGCGGAAGCTGGAGAACGCCCAGTGGAAGTTGCAGGGAGAGGCGGAGGCGGCGGTCGCCGCGGGGCAGTGCAGGGGCGCCGAGCGTATGGCGCAGGACACGGCGGAGCTGCCGAAGGGGCGGCGCTGGGTCGCGCCGGTCGAGACGTACGAACTGTCCGCCGGTTTCGGGGGAGCGGGCGCCATGTGGGCGAGCAGCCATACCGGGCAGGACTTCGCCGTGGACATCGGCACCCCGGTACGTTCCATGGGGCCTGGCCGGGTGGAGCAGGTGTCGTGCGGCGGCGCCTTCGGGATCGAGGTCGTGGTCAGGCACCCCGGCGGCTACTACTCGCAGTACGCGCACCTGTCGTCGGCCGCCGTCGACCAGGGAGAACGACTACGGGCCGGCCAGTGGATCGGCCAGTCGGGCACCACGGGCAACTCCACGG